The following are encoded together in the Peromyscus leucopus breed LL Stock chromosome 1, UCI_PerLeu_2.1, whole genome shotgun sequence genome:
- the LOC114681691 gene encoding zinc finger protein 383, translated as MAVDQAKHKKSMVFSDVSLDFSQEEWECLGPAQKDLYRDVMLENYSHLLSVAGLHIPKPQVISLLEQGKEPWMIGKELTRGLCSALESMCESKLLSLKKEVYEIESCQRELMGLKKHGLEYSSFRDVLECGSQFTRQLGYQNGHLSEEILSPEYMPTFVQQTFFTLHQIINNDEKPYECKKCRKVFTQNSQFIQHQRIHIGEKSYECKECGKFFSCGSHVTRHLKIHTGEKPFECKDCGKAFSCSSYLSQHQRIHTGKKPYECKECGKAFSYCSNLIDHQRIHTGEKPYACKVCGKAFTKSSQLFQHVRVHTGEKPYECKECGKAFTQSSKLVQHQRTHTGEKPYECKECGKAFSSGSALTNHQRIHTGEKPYECKECGKSFTQSSQLRQHQRIHAGEKPFECLECGKAFTQNSQLFQHQRVHSDEKPYECNKCGKAFNKCSNLTRHLRIHSDDKP; from the exons ATGGCTGTGGACCAAGCCAAACATAAG AAATCGATGGTGTTCAGTGACGTGTCTCTGGACTTCTCTCAGGAGGAGTGGGAGTGCCTAGGCCCTGCTCAGAAGGACTTGTACAgagatgtgatgttggagaactACAGTCACCTGctttcagtgg CAGGACTTCACATTCCCAAGCCTCAGGTGATCTCTTTATTGGAACAAGGCAAAGAGCCCTGGATGATTGGCAAAGAGCTCACAAGAGGCCTGTGCTCAG ctctGGAGTCAATGTGTGAAAGCAAGTTATTATCTCTAAAGAAGGAAGTTTATGAAATAGAATCATGCCAGAGGGAGTTAATGGGACTTAAAAAGCATGGCCTTGAGTACTCCAGTTTTAGAGATGTTCTGGAATGTGGAAGCCAATTTACAAGACAATTGGGATATCAAAATGGTCATTTAAGTGAAGAAATACTCAGTCCTGAATATATGCCCACATTTGTTCAACAGACTTTCTTTACCCTACATCAAATTATTAATAATGatgagaaaccctatgaatgtaagaaATGTAGAAAGGTCTTTACTCAGAACTCACAATTTATtcaacatcaaagaattcatattGGTGAAAAGTCTTATGAATGTAAGGAGTGTGGGAAATTCTTCAGTTGTGGTTCACATGTTACTCGACATCTGAAAATTCATACTGGTGAAAAACCCTTTGaatgtaaagactgtgggaaggCCTTTAGTTGTAGCTCATACCTTTCTCAGCATCAGAGAATACACACTGGtaagaaaccttatgaatgtaaggaatgtggaaaagcctttaGCTATTGTTCAAATCTTATTGACCATCAGCGAATTCACACTGGTGAAAAACCCTATGCTTGCAAAGTGTGTGGGAAAGCTTTTACAAAGAGCTCACAGCTTTTTCAACATGTCAGAGTTCATACAGgtgagaaaccttatgaatgtaaggaatgtggcaaagcctttacTCAGAGCTCAAAACTTGTTCAGCATCAGAGAACCCACACTGGTGAGAAACCCTATGAGTGCaaggaatgtgggaaagcctttagtAGTGGCTCAGCCCTTACAAATCATCAGAGAAtccacactggggagaaaccttatGAGTGCAAGGAATGTGGAAAATCCTTTACTCAGAGCTCACAACTTCggcaacatcaaagaattcatgcTGGTGAGAAACCATTTGAATGTCTTGAATGTGGAAAGGCCTTTACTCAGAACTCACAGCTTTTTCAACATCAGAGAGTCCACTCAGATGAAAAACCATATGAATGTAATAAATGTGGAAAGGCCTTTAATAAATGCTCAAATCTTACCCGACATCTGAGAATTCATAGTGATGACAAGCCTTAA